In Novosphingobium sp., the genomic window TTGTCAGCCGGAGTGATGATCGGATCGTAGTGATCCGTCTTCTGCTGCACATCGTGGAAATAGGCCTTGGCATCGGCGACCAGCTTGGGCGTGGTCATGATGTCCAGCACGGTCAGCGCCAGTGCCTTGGCCCCCGCCTCGGCGCCCTTGTGAGCAATCGGCGTGGCTTCTGCCATGGCCGACAGCACATTATGGCCGATCATGTTGGGGATGTTGGCCGGATAGCGGATGGTGATGGTCGGCACCGTCCACATGATATCGCCAATGTCATCCGAGCCACCGCCGATTGAGCGCGGGCGGTTTTCCGGCGTGGACAGCTCACCAATCGTTTCAGGCAGCGGCTGGACCTTGCGGTGGTTGATGGTCTGCACCGCCTTGGTGAACGCCTGATCGTCGGCGCTCCATTTGGGCATGCCCACCGCCTTGATGTTGGCATAGGCGGCTTCGGCCAGCGGCTTGTTGCCGAAATCGGGCGCGGCATAGCCCAGGGTCTGCTTGGTGACGGTGGTGCCGGTGGCCTTGGCGGCGGCCTCGGCTATCTCATTGCCGGTGTTGTAGAGGTCGCGGATGGCGGCGAAGTTGCGCTCGCGGAAATAGTACCACACGCTGGCCTTGTCGGGCACCACATTGGGCTGGCCCCCGCCATTGGTGATCACATAATGCGAGCGCTGGGTGACGGGCAGATGCTCGCGCCGGAAGTTCCAGGCCGAGTCCATGATCTCCACGCCATCGAGCGCGGAATGGCCATCCCACGGGTCACCGGCGGCATGGGCGGTCTTGCCGTGGAAGGTGTATTCCACCGAGACCATGCCGTTCATTCCCAGATCGCCATAGGCCGTGCCGAAATCGGAGCTGACATGGTTGAAGATGCAGACATCCACATCCTTGAACAGCCCTTCGCGCACGTAATAGGCCTTGGTGGCCAGCAGTTCCTCGGCCACGCCCGGCCAGATCATCAGGCGGCCGGGGATATGGTTCTTTTCCATCACAGTCTTGGCAGAGATCGCGGCGGCCACCACCAGCGGCATGCCGGTGTTATGTCCCTCGCCATGGCCGGGCGCGCCCTCCACCAGCGGCTTGATGTAGGGCAGGCCCGGCGTCTGCGAGGTGCCCAGCAGATTGTCGATGTCGCTGCCCAGCGCCACCACCGGGCCGCCCTCGCCCCAGGTGGCGGTGAAGGCGGTGGGGATGCCGGCCACGCCGCGCGTCACCTTGAAGCCGTTCTTCTCCAGGATATCGGCCAGATAGGCCGAGGTGCGGGTCTCCTGAAAGCCCGGCTCGGCAAAGCTGAAGACGGTGTCGACCATCACCTGGATGTTCTTGCGCTGCGCCTCGACCCCGGCAATCGCCTCGGCCTTTTCCTTGGCCGTGGCGGCGGCCTGAGCGGACATGGCCTGACCGGCGATGGCCAGCGAAAGCGCCAGAGCGGAAGCCTTGAATGTAATCATGCTCTTCATCGTTCTATCGTCCTTGCGGGGGATCAGAATTGCAGGCGCGCGGCCAGGCGGAAGGTGCGGCCGTTCACATCATAAAGGCTGCGGTTGGTCTGGGCATAGGCGGGCACGTTGTTGCCGCTGGGGCCGTTGCCCACCAGCACCGGCGCGGTGTTGGCCAGATTGTTGACCACCAACGTCACCGATCCCTCATGCCCGGCGGGCCTGATCTTCACGCTGACCGAGGCATCCAGATAGACCGCGCCGGGGATCTGGTTGTTGTTGATGGTGACATAGCGGTTGCGGTCATTGGCGCTGGCATAGGTCGGGCAGGCGGTGGTGCACTGCACATAGTCATTGCCATAGACACCGTCCGAGAAGCCGCGCACCACCAGATTGAAGGTGGTCTTGCCCAGATCGTAGAAGGTGCTGATGCGATAGACCCATTTGGGCTCATTGTAGGTGCCCGAGAGCGTGCCGCCATTGACCCCAGCGTAATCGACCGGGAAAATGCCATTGTCGACGACATTCTCGATATAATGGGTGGCCTGCGCCTTCATCGAGAAGACACCGGGCAGGATGGTTGAAATGTTGGAGAGCGGCAGGCGGTAGCCCGCCTCGATATCGAAGCCGCGTTCATGCTGGCTGGCGAAGTTGTAGGGCTGGATGACAATGCTGGAGAGCGTGCCGCCCGAATAGACGATGTTGTTGCAATAGGCCGTCAGCCCCGCATAACAGAAGTCCACCGTATTCTGCGAGGTGATCGAGCCGATGGCGTCCTTGATGCGGATGTCATAATAGTCGAAGCTGAGCGACAGGCCCGGGGCAAAGCTGGGCGTCAGCACCGCACCCGCCGTCCAGGTGTTGGCCTTTTCGGGCTTCAGATTGGGATTGCCGATGGTGTTTTCGACATAGGTCGGCGTGCTCACCCCCAGCGGCGAATTGCTGGGCAGGTTGACGGTGTTGGTGCGCGCCGTGCCCGCCGCGAACAGCTCCTGCAAATTGGGCGCGCGAATGTCATGACTGTAGGTGGCGCGGAACTTCACATCATGCGTGGGCGCCCAGGTGCCGCCGACCTTATAGGTGGTGACATAGCCCGAGGTCGAATAATCGGTGCCGCGCACCGCCGCATCGATGTTCAGCCCCTTGAACAGCGGAACGCTGAGTTCGGCGAAACCTTCCTTCACATAGTAATGGCCGACATTGGGCAGATAGTTGCCATAGAGCCAGACATTGCTGGTGGTGCCGGTGGTGGCATTGACCTGGGGCTGAAACTCTTGCGAGACATAGCCATTGATCCCCTCACGCCGCCATTCGCCGCCGAAGGCCAGGCTGACCGTGCCGCCCGGCAGCTTGAAGAGATCACCGTTGAAGCTGACCGAGCCGACATCCTCCTGCACTGTCTCGTTGCGATAGGGTTGGTTACCATAGATATAGGCCAGCGCCGCAGCGGACGGCCCCGTGGTGCCCAGGCGATCGATGGGCACGCAGCCATTGCCGGGATTGGTGATGGTGGAACGGCAGACGATCTGGCCGTTGTAATTTACCGCATCCTGGGCCAGCGCCATGCGCGTGGTGTTCCAGGTGTTGATCAGGCCCTCATGCGCCTTGGTCATGCCGTGCTGGAAATAGGCATCCCATGACCAGCTGCCGCTGCCCACGGTGAACCTGCCGCTGCCGCCCACCACAAGGCGCCCCACATCGCGGCTGTTGTGGCTGCCGGGCACCGGGAAGCCCGCATTGGAGGTGCCGATGCTCAGCGAATTGACCCCGGCGGCGGTCATGGCGCTGACCACGGCGGGATAATTGTTGACCAGATAGGCATTGTCCTTCTGGATCGTCACGCCGGTCGAAGGGGTCTGCTGGTAATAGCTCTCGCCGATGTAGCGGTTCCACGAGGCCTGCACATAGAGCGAGGTGTCGGGCGTGACATCATAGGCCGTGCGCAGGAAGGTCGAGAGGCGGCTTTCATCCGGGATCAGCGAGTTGGTGCCGACATGGCCCGCCAGCGTGTTCTGATAGTCCCCGCCGATCATATAGGGCGTGGAAACCGAATTATACGTGCCGTAGTTCAGCTTGCCGGTCTGGCCATTGCCCAGGAAATAGGTGCCCAGCAGCGGCCCGGAATTGACCAGACCACCCGCCGTATAGGTGCCCGGGCCATAGCCCGATCCCACCAGACGCAGCGGCTGGCCATTGGTGGTGGTGTAGGCCGGATTGGCGATCTGGAAATAGCCGGAGTTGTTCCACGACCGGTCGATGGTCGCCACGCCTTCCTGCTTGAAGAATTCGGCGCTGGCCAGAACATGCAGCCGGTCATCGAGCAGAGAGAAACCACCCGAGCCGCCGATCTTGTAGTTGGCACCATCGCCATAGGTGGTGATTCCGCTGTCTGCGGCGATGCGGAAACCCTTGAACTTCTTGTTGAGGATGAAGTTCACCACGCCACCCACAGCGTCAGAACCATAGGCCGCCGAGGCGCCGCCCGTAACGACTTCGACGCGCTCGACCAGATCTTGCGGGAAGGTGTTGATGTCAACGATGCCGCCCACCGAGGAGGCAACCGAACGCTGCCCGTCCAGCAGCACCAGCGTGCGCGAGGCGCCGAGACCACGCAAATTGACGCTGTTGATCCCAGCGATGCCGTTCGACAGGCTGCCGGAAGAATTGCCCGAGGTGGACCCCGTGGTCACCGCCGGCAACTGGTTGACGAAGTTGGAAAGATTGGCCGGGGCCTGCGCCTTGATGTCCGCCGAGGAGAGCACCGCCACCGGCGTCGGCGCGGAGAAGCCATCCTTCACGATGCGCGTGCCGGTGACGATGATATCGGTCTTGGTGTCATCCGCCGCCGGGGCCGGAGCCGGAGCCACATCGGGCACGGGCGCGGACAGCGCGGTGTCGGTCGCGGTGGGCGCGGTCAGGCGGCTGGTTTCGCTTGCCGCGATGCGCCCGGCGGACAGCAGGCCATCGGCACGGATCGGTTCGGGCCTTGCCGCCTCGATCGAATAGCTGTCGACGGCAGCATCACGGGCGTGAGCCGCGCTCGCGCCGCCGATCACCAGCGCCAGAGCCGCGCTATGGCCCAGCCAATGGCGGCGCGCCCGCATCCGGCGCATCCGCCCCGCACCCGGCATCATATCAGCGAAATTCACGGCATCATTGGCCGTATTTATTCCCAAATTTGCCATGCAATCCCCCTATCGACAATCACGTCAGGCCAAGGGCGATCCTCTCCCGCAAATTTTGAACGCAGATCTCCATCTCCCCGCTCGCAATGGGGAGGTTTTATTTTAATATCCAGACATTAATTCACCGAAAAAAGCCGAACATGGCATCGGATTGCGACCCGAAGCGCACGAACATTTTCTTTCTTATTCCCTCAAATTGATGACACAAATGTAACGCAAAGCGCGTGCAGCATCCAATTAAAGTTCCCCATAGTTGGGAGGGGCTGTGGTGGATTTCACCAAGAAGGCTTCCATTCTTCACGCATTCGATCACGTCCGCAGCGAAGCTGTTGCGGTTCCACGCAAGCCCACCGGGGTGATTCGTTGCATTGCGTAAAGGCGCAAGGCCGCCGTACCCGGCGATGGTCTGAAGCGGCTGAAAAAGAGAGAGGGGCCCATCCCTGCAGGGCACCGCGCATGGGCGCCGGGAAAGCCATCACAGGATCGGTACAGGATATGTCCATCACCAACACCCCTGTTGATGGAAGCCATCCCGCAGCAAGCCCCACTGCGAGATGGCCAGAGGACATCACCTTAACCTTTGGCTCAATACGCAATTTGTGCAGAGAGCAGGCAGCCTATCGACGATGCGCCCACCGAGGGACGACAGGAGGTGCACGATGACCTTTGATGAGATCGGCCCTCAGCATCTCGAGCGCAAAGCGATCCTGCATGCCCGGCAATCGTCCGCCCACCAAGTCCTTCACAACCGGGAGAGCAGCGCCCTGCAATACGCGATGCGGGATCGCCTGGGCATTCTGGGATGGTCTCGTGTCGAGACCATAGATGAAGACCTTGGCCGCTCAGTTGCAGGAGGTGTGACACGCGTCGGCTTCGACCGCAGGGCAACGATCGTCTGCTGCTCCGCCTGAAGGGCTGCCTCAATGAGTATGAGCTCGATCTTCTGCGCCAGCGTTCGCTCGCGGCCCGTTACGAGAAGGCCCGGCGCGGCGAATTGGTTGTTGCGTCTCATGTCGGCTTTATAAATGCTGGCGACCGGATCGAGAAGGATCCCGATCGCCGAATTCAGGAAGCCATCGCTCTGGTTTTTGACAAGGTGACGAAACGGGCCTTTTTCAGGCCGCGACGCTTGGCGATCTTCATGGCCCATGTCTTCAAGGCAAAGGTTTCCGGGCTGCGAGTGAGGATCGAGCTGGCGGCTTCGTAAAGTAGCTTGCGTACGGCCCCGTCGCCTTGCTTGATAATGCGCCCTGTCCAGTCGAGCTCGCCTGATTGATGGCGTTTGGGCACCAGGCCCCAGTAGGCGCCGGGATTGCGTGATTGCCGAAAGCGGCCAGCCTCATCCACTGCGACTGCGAAGGCTGCGGATGCCCGCCTCGGCCACGCCGATGATGATCGATTGGCCCCAGCCGCGGTGGCAGCATTCGGGTGCGGTCCGCATCACCTCGGTGTTGCCGGTCGCATCGAAACTGTAATCGGCACCGCCGTCGGTCAGCTCGACCACCTTGGCAACGACCTGCTCGCGCGTCTCACCTTTGAGTTGAGGAAATGGGTCATGCCAAGCTTGCGAGCCTAAGCCTCGCGGTCAGGGTTGATACCGATGCCGATGATCTGTCCCGCGCCGGCGAGCCGAGCTCCCTGAATGAGGTTGAGGCCGATGCCGCCTAGCGCCTCCTTCTGACAGATGAATGTTCCAATCAGCGCCAATACAGGAAGCCCCCCTTATGCACCGTCCATCGGCGGTAATCTCCGTCATGGAAAGGCGTATCATGAACAAGATTGGCATCACGATCACGGCCGCGCTTGTCGCAAGCCTGACCTTCGGAGCTACGGCAGCAAATGCCCAGTCGTGGGGCTATGATCAGTGGCAGGCGAGCCGAGCTTACAATGGTGCCCAGGTGCGCGCCGATCAGGCCCGCCGCGATCAATACGCAGCCCGCGTGGCAGCCTCCTACGGCGACTACCCTGCCGCGGACCATTATGCCCGTGAGGCTGACAAGCATCGTTATCAGGCGTGGAAGGATGCCCGCTATGCTCAACATGAGGAACATGCTGCTCGTTGGGACTATTGGCATGGCTACTGACAGATAGGGCTGACATAGAACTGTGGTGCCGCCTGACCACATTGCCATAGCGAATGAGCTCATGCTGGGTAGATCGCCCAGCATGTCGTGAATGGCTCAGGTGCGTAGAGAATGTGAACCGCTGACAAATCCGGCCTTGCCGGGGTTCATCGTGGCTCGCGCCTAACGCTACACCACGAAATGGGACACGATCAAAGCGGATGGCGACACCCAATGAAAAGCTGCGCATCGAGATCTCAGAAACAGATCACGCAGGGCAGGAAGATCGCGAGCCTCAGCGGGTCTAATAATCATAGGAAAATCTACCTCTGGAGGTCAGCTCAATTTCGGGTATCTTACCTTTAGGCGGTACAAGTGGCCTCGCCTCTGCTCAACCATGCGAACGCGCTCTGTGCGAAGGCGGACAAGCGCTTAGGCGGCATCAATATGATCGGTGTGCTTCGCATGCTTGAGGAGGTCACGCGCAACCGACGGACAGGATGATCAACTGGCGCGCAACAGGGCCGCCCCGGCGGCAATGAGCATGGCCGCGATGGTGCGACGGAGGCCGACCGGCTCCCTGAGGAAAACAATCGATATCAGAACACCGAACAGGATCGCTGTTTCACGCAACGCCGCTACGATGGCGACGGGGACCAGCGTCATGACCCACAGCGCGAGCCCATAGGATGCGGTGGTGCTTGCCCCTCCGACAATGCCCAAGCGCCAGTGCCGCCCCAAGTAGGCGCGGAACACCTGGCCGCGCCGCATGATAGCCCAGCTTGTCAGCGGAATGCCGGTCAGCAGGAAGATCCACAAGGTGTAGGCCGCTGCGGATCCTGATTGCCGCACACCAGCGCCATCGACCATCGTGTAGCCGGCAATGACAACCGCATTGAGCAGTGCGAGGCCCGCCCCCTTGTCCAGCGAGCGGAGCGGGTTTCCTGCCACGCCAAGGATACCGGCACAGACGACAGCGACACCGCACCAGGCTTGCCAGCGCAATGGTTCGTCCAGGATGGTGGTGCTCGCGATCGCGACCAGCAACGGCGCGGCACCCCGCATCAGCGGATAGGTGCGGCTCATCTCCGCGACCCGATATGTCCACGCGACCAGCCCATAATAGCTGATGGACAGGATTGCCGATCCGGCCAGGAAGGGCCAGCTTAGGCGCGCGGGCGCCGGCAGGAACGGCAGGCCGACCATGGCGATTGCTGCCGCAGCCCCTGTAACCAGGGCGGTCATCAAGCCCCTGTCCTCGCCGCCCCGGATGATCGCGTTCCAGGTCGCGTGCAGCGCCGCTGCGACCAGAATGACAGGGAAGACCGCGGCAATCACGAGGAGTCAGCGAAGATCGAGGTGGAGAAAACGACTAAAGCCGCCCTCCGTGTAGTGTGAGAAAGCCGGCCCCTCCTCAAACCCCCGACTACGATAGAGCGCAACCGCCGGGTCGAACGACGGCAGGCTTCCTGTTTCGAGGCTTAGCCGCCGAACGCCGCGAGCCTTGGCCACGGCAATGATC contains:
- a CDS encoding EamA family transporter, which encodes MIAAVFPVILVAAALHATWNAIIRGGEDRGLMTALVTGAAAAIAMVGLPFLPAPARLSWPFLAGSAILSISYYGLVAWTYRVAEMSRTYPLMRGAAPLLVAIASTTILDEPLRWQAWCGVAVVCAGILGVAGNPLRSLDKGAGLALLNAVVIAGYTMVDGAGVRQSGSAAAYTLWIFLLTGIPLTSWAIMRRGQVFRAYLGRHWRLGIVGGASTTASYGLALWVMTLVPVAIVAALRETAILFGVLISIVFLREPVGLRRTIAAMLIAAGAALLRAS
- a CDS encoding amidohydrolase, encoding MITFKASALALSLAIAGQAMSAQAAATAKEKAEAIAGVEAQRKNIQVMVDTVFSFAEPGFQETRTSAYLADILEKNGFKVTRGVAGIPTAFTATWGEGGPVVALGSDIDNLLGTSQTPGLPYIKPLVEGAPGHGEGHNTGMPLVVAAAISAKTVMEKNHIPGRLMIWPGVAEELLATKAYYVREGLFKDVDVCIFNHVSSDFGTAYGDLGMNGMVSVEYTFHGKTAHAAGDPWDGHSALDGVEIMDSAWNFRREHLPVTQRSHYVITNGGGQPNVVPDKASVWYYFRERNFAAIRDLYNTGNEIAEAAAKATGTTVTKQTLGYAAPDFGNKPLAEAAYANIKAVGMPKWSADDQAFTKAVQTINHRKVQPLPETIGELSTPENRPRSIGGGSDDIGDIMWTVPTITIRYPANIPNMIGHNVLSAMAEATPIAHKGAEAGAKALALTVLDIMTTPKLVADAKAYFHDVQQKTDHYDPIITPADKPAIWLNAKTMKEYRPEMEKYYYDSSKYGSYLEQLGIKYPVLEAPAQ
- a CDS encoding TonB-dependent receptor — encoded protein: MNFADMMPGAGRMRRMRARRHWLGHSAALALVIGGASAAHARDAAVDSYSIEAARPEPIRADGLLSAGRIAASETSRLTAPTATDTALSAPVPDVAPAPAPAADDTKTDIIVTGTRIVKDGFSAPTPVAVLSSADIKAQAPANLSNFVNQLPAVTTGSTSGNSSGSLSNGIAGINSVNLRGLGASRTLVLLDGQRSVASSVGGIVDINTFPQDLVERVEVVTGGASAAYGSDAVGGVVNFILNKKFKGFRIAADSGITTYGDGANYKIGGSGGFSLLDDRLHVLASAEFFKQEGVATIDRSWNNSGYFQIANPAYTTTNGQPLRLVGSGYGPGTYTAGGLVNSGPLLGTYFLGNGQTGKLNYGTYNSVSTPYMIGGDYQNTLAGHVGTNSLIPDESRLSTFLRTAYDVTPDTSLYVQASWNRYIGESYYQQTPSTGVTIQKDNAYLVNNYPAVVSAMTAAGVNSLSIGTSNAGFPVPGSHNSRDVGRLVVGGSGRFTVGSGSWSWDAYFQHGMTKAHEGLINTWNTTRMALAQDAVNYNGQIVCRSTITNPGNGCVPIDRLGTTGPSAAALAYIYGNQPYRNETVQEDVGSVSFNGDLFKLPGGTVSLAFGGEWRREGINGYVSQEFQPQVNATTGTTSNVWLYGNYLPNVGHYYVKEGFAELSVPLFKGLNIDAAVRGTDYSTSGYVTTYKVGGTWAPTHDVKFRATYSHDIRAPNLQELFAAGTARTNTVNLPSNSPLGVSTPTYVENTIGNPNLKPEKANTWTAGAVLTPSFAPGLSLSFDYYDIRIKDAIGSITSQNTVDFCYAGLTAYCNNIVYSGGTLSSIVIQPYNFASQHERGFDIEAGYRLPLSNISTILPGVFSMKAQATHYIENVVDNGIFPVDYAGVNGGTLSGTYNEPKWVYRISTFYDLGKTTFNLVVRGFSDGVYGNDYVQCTTACPTYASANDRNRYVTINNNQIPGAVYLDASVSVKIRPAGHEGSVTLVVNNLANTAPVLVGNGPSGNNVPAYAQTNRSLYDVNGRTFRLAARLQF
- a CDS encoding transposase, which encodes MDEAGRFRQSRNPGAYWGLVPKRHQSGELDWTGRIIKQGDGAVRKLLYEAASSILTRSPETFALKTWAMKIAKRRGLKKARFVTLSKTRAMAS